From the genome of Primulina eburnea isolate SZY01 chromosome 12, ASM2296580v1, whole genome shotgun sequence, one region includes:
- the LOC140807072 gene encoding scarecrow-like protein 14 isoform X1, translating into MDQNYRGHRKPTSGIKLNNEAVPIFSDPIKVNNLAVPVFPDPNLINDSRRSGRCVDWNADNVLVSCSSNLDVKDQLSECDSQEDCDFSDVVLKYINHILMEEDVEEKSCMFQESAALQAAEKSFYDVLGKQRPASTEYQQELTLHQGIQKRSLEEGRFSRAANGSMSILCPDWCFESNSNGFDKRPVTVNPVSQAFSQSCYSSSSSSGTVIDSQVDSPISTLGIPDIFTDSQSIRQFKRGFEEASKFLPDEGNLIVDLNYDEPFQKGHKEVAVSRAVKVEKNLHIVESADVSRGKKNSFNDNMGMEEERSNKQSAVYTESTVSSEMFDKVLLCSKGKNLSDLRKALDEISKKNTSDGQSKRSNGGKNQGKKSGGKRNVVDMRTLLTLCAQAVAADDRRTANEFLKQIREHATPTGDGMQRLAHYFADGLEARMAGSGTQIYKSLLNIPTSAADILKAYHIYLAACPFRKISNFFANKTIMNVAEKVTKLHIIDFGILYGFQWPCFLQRLSTRPGGPPKLRITGIDFPCPGFRPSERVEETGRRLENYARTFNIPFEFNAIAQKWETIKLEDLKIKKDEALVVNTLYRLRNLLDETVIVNSPRNTVLNLIRNMKPTVFVQGIMNGAFNAPFFITRFREALFHYSCFFDMLDSNIPRECHERMLLEKIVFGREAMNVIACEAAERIERPETYKQWQARCMRAGFEQLPLDKEIKKMVKDRVESFYNKDFVIDEDGHWMLQGWKGRIVYALTSWKPAH; encoded by the coding sequence ATGGATCAGAATTATAGGGGACATAGAAAGCCAACTTCTGGAATTAAATTGAATAACGAAGCTGTTCCGATATTTTCGGATCCAATTAAAGTGAATAACCTAGCTGTTCCGGTGTTTCCAGATCCAAATCTGATCAATGATTCGAGACGTAGTGGTCGGTGTGTTGATTGGAATGCGGATAATGTACTGGTTTCTTGTTCTTCGAATTTGGATGTGAAAGACCAGTTGTCCGAATGTGATTCTCAGGAGGATTGCGATTTTAGTGATGTGGTCCTAAAGTACATCAACCATATCCTAATGGAAGAGGATGTGGAGGAGAAATCCTGCATGTTTCAAGAATCTGCTGCTCTTCAAGCTGCGGAGAAATCATTTTACGACGTTCTTGGCAAGCAGCGTCCGGCTTCTACCGAGTATCAACAGGAGTTAACTTTACATCAGGGTATACAGAAACGTAGCTTAGAAGAGGGTAGATTTTCTCGTGCTGCCAATGGCAGTATGAGTATATTATGTCCCGATTGGTGTTTCGAGTCCAACAGCAATGGATTTGACAAACGTCCTGTTACTGTTAATCCTGTGTCACAGGCATTTTCTCAGTCTTGTTATAGTTCATCAAGTAGCAGTGGCACTGTTATTGATAGTCAGGTGGATTCACCTATAAGTACACTTGGAATTCCTGATATTTTTACTGATAGCCAGTCAATTAGGCAATTTAAAAGAGGGTTTGAAGAAGCGAGTAAATTTCTTCCTGATGAGGGTAATTTGATtgttgatttgaattatgatGAACCATTTCAGAAGGGGCATAAAGAAGTTGCGGTTAGTCGGGCTGTCAAAGTGGAAAAAAACTTGCATATCGTAGAGTCTGCTGATGTCTCAAGGGGGAAAAAGAACTCTTTTAATGACAACATGGGAATGGAGGAGGAAAGGAGCAACAAGCAATCAGCAGTATATACTGAATCAACCGTTAGTTCGGAAATGTTTGACAAGGTGCTACTTTGCAGCAAAGGGAAAAATCTATCTGATCTTCGTAAAGCCTTGGATGAAATATCTAAAAAAAATACATCGGATGGACAATCTAAGAGATCCAACGGTGGGAAAAATCAGGGCAAGAAATCAGGGGGTAAGAGGAACGTGGTTGATATGAGAACCCTTTTGACCCTTTGTGCACAAGCCGTTGCAGCTGATGATCGTAGGACAGCGAATGAGTTTCTAAAACAGATTCGAGAGCATGCCACTCCAACCGGCGATGGAATGCAGAGACTTGCTCATTACTTCGCTGATGGTCTAGAGGCACGTATGGCTGGGTCAGGGACTCAGATATATAAATCCCTTCTCAATATTCCAACATCTGCTGCTGATATTTTGAAAGCCTACCATATATACCTTGCTGCCTGTCCGTTTAGGAAGATTTCTAATTTCTTCGCAAATAAGACGATCATGAATGTGGCTGAGAAAGTCACGAAGCTCCACATTATTGATTTTGGTATTCTATATGGTTTCCAGTGGCCTTGCTTTCTGCAACGCCTCTCTACTAGACCCGGTGGACCCCCGAAGCTTCGGATTACTGGTATTGATTTTCCATGTCCAGGTTTCCGACCATCAGAAAGGGTTGAAGAGACTGGGAGGCGCTTGGAAAATTATGCTAGGACTTTTAACATTCCATTCGAGTTCAATGCCATAGCCCAGAAATGGGAAACGATCAAACTCGAAGATCTTAAGATCAAGAAGGATGAGGCTCTTGTGGTGAACACTCTTTATAGGCTTAGGAATCTGCTGGACGAAACCGTTATTGTGAACAGTCCTAGAAATACTGTTCTAAACCTTATCCGGAATATGAAACCGACTGTTTTTGTGCAGGGGATCATGAATGGTGCTTTCAATGCCCCATTTTTCATCACAAGATTCCGCGAGGCGCTGTTTCATTATTCTTGTTTTTTCGATATGCTTGATTCGAATATCCCCCGAGAATGTCACGAGAGAATGCTGCTTGAGAAAATCGTTTTTGGCCGGGAGGCAATGAATGTTATTGCATGCGAAGCAGCTGAGAGGATCGAGAGACCAGAGACGTACAAGCAATGGCAGGCTCGATGCATGAGGGCTGGGTTCGAGCAGCTTCCTTTGGACAAGGAAATCAAGAAAATGGTGAAAGATAGGGTTGAATCGTTCTACAATAAAGATTTCGTGATAGATGAAGATGGCCATTGGATGTTGCAAGGTTGGAAGGGACGAATCGTATATGCTCTTACTTCTTGGAAGCCCGCACATTGA
- the LOC140807072 gene encoding scarecrow-like protein 14 isoform X2, whose translation MEEDVEEKSCMFQESAALQAAEKSFYDVLGKQRPASTEYQQELTLHQGIQKRSLEEGRFSRAANGSMSILCPDWCFESNSNGFDKRPVTVNPVSQAFSQSCYSSSSSSGTVIDSQVDSPISTLGIPDIFTDSQSIRQFKRGFEEASKFLPDEGNLIVDLNYDEPFQKGHKEVAVSRAVKVEKNLHIVESADVSRGKKNSFNDNMGMEEERSNKQSAVYTESTVSSEMFDKVLLCSKGKNLSDLRKALDEISKKNTSDGQSKRSNGGKNQGKKSGGKRNVVDMRTLLTLCAQAVAADDRRTANEFLKQIREHATPTGDGMQRLAHYFADGLEARMAGSGTQIYKSLLNIPTSAADILKAYHIYLAACPFRKISNFFANKTIMNVAEKVTKLHIIDFGILYGFQWPCFLQRLSTRPGGPPKLRITGIDFPCPGFRPSERVEETGRRLENYARTFNIPFEFNAIAQKWETIKLEDLKIKKDEALVVNTLYRLRNLLDETVIVNSPRNTVLNLIRNMKPTVFVQGIMNGAFNAPFFITRFREALFHYSCFFDMLDSNIPRECHERMLLEKIVFGREAMNVIACEAAERIERPETYKQWQARCMRAGFEQLPLDKEIKKMVKDRVESFYNKDFVIDEDGHWMLQGWKGRIVYALTSWKPAH comes from the coding sequence ATGGAAGAGGATGTGGAGGAGAAATCCTGCATGTTTCAAGAATCTGCTGCTCTTCAAGCTGCGGAGAAATCATTTTACGACGTTCTTGGCAAGCAGCGTCCGGCTTCTACCGAGTATCAACAGGAGTTAACTTTACATCAGGGTATACAGAAACGTAGCTTAGAAGAGGGTAGATTTTCTCGTGCTGCCAATGGCAGTATGAGTATATTATGTCCCGATTGGTGTTTCGAGTCCAACAGCAATGGATTTGACAAACGTCCTGTTACTGTTAATCCTGTGTCACAGGCATTTTCTCAGTCTTGTTATAGTTCATCAAGTAGCAGTGGCACTGTTATTGATAGTCAGGTGGATTCACCTATAAGTACACTTGGAATTCCTGATATTTTTACTGATAGCCAGTCAATTAGGCAATTTAAAAGAGGGTTTGAAGAAGCGAGTAAATTTCTTCCTGATGAGGGTAATTTGATtgttgatttgaattatgatGAACCATTTCAGAAGGGGCATAAAGAAGTTGCGGTTAGTCGGGCTGTCAAAGTGGAAAAAAACTTGCATATCGTAGAGTCTGCTGATGTCTCAAGGGGGAAAAAGAACTCTTTTAATGACAACATGGGAATGGAGGAGGAAAGGAGCAACAAGCAATCAGCAGTATATACTGAATCAACCGTTAGTTCGGAAATGTTTGACAAGGTGCTACTTTGCAGCAAAGGGAAAAATCTATCTGATCTTCGTAAAGCCTTGGATGAAATATCTAAAAAAAATACATCGGATGGACAATCTAAGAGATCCAACGGTGGGAAAAATCAGGGCAAGAAATCAGGGGGTAAGAGGAACGTGGTTGATATGAGAACCCTTTTGACCCTTTGTGCACAAGCCGTTGCAGCTGATGATCGTAGGACAGCGAATGAGTTTCTAAAACAGATTCGAGAGCATGCCACTCCAACCGGCGATGGAATGCAGAGACTTGCTCATTACTTCGCTGATGGTCTAGAGGCACGTATGGCTGGGTCAGGGACTCAGATATATAAATCCCTTCTCAATATTCCAACATCTGCTGCTGATATTTTGAAAGCCTACCATATATACCTTGCTGCCTGTCCGTTTAGGAAGATTTCTAATTTCTTCGCAAATAAGACGATCATGAATGTGGCTGAGAAAGTCACGAAGCTCCACATTATTGATTTTGGTATTCTATATGGTTTCCAGTGGCCTTGCTTTCTGCAACGCCTCTCTACTAGACCCGGTGGACCCCCGAAGCTTCGGATTACTGGTATTGATTTTCCATGTCCAGGTTTCCGACCATCAGAAAGGGTTGAAGAGACTGGGAGGCGCTTGGAAAATTATGCTAGGACTTTTAACATTCCATTCGAGTTCAATGCCATAGCCCAGAAATGGGAAACGATCAAACTCGAAGATCTTAAGATCAAGAAGGATGAGGCTCTTGTGGTGAACACTCTTTATAGGCTTAGGAATCTGCTGGACGAAACCGTTATTGTGAACAGTCCTAGAAATACTGTTCTAAACCTTATCCGGAATATGAAACCGACTGTTTTTGTGCAGGGGATCATGAATGGTGCTTTCAATGCCCCATTTTTCATCACAAGATTCCGCGAGGCGCTGTTTCATTATTCTTGTTTTTTCGATATGCTTGATTCGAATATCCCCCGAGAATGTCACGAGAGAATGCTGCTTGAGAAAATCGTTTTTGGCCGGGAGGCAATGAATGTTATTGCATGCGAAGCAGCTGAGAGGATCGAGAGACCAGAGACGTACAAGCAATGGCAGGCTCGATGCATGAGGGCTGGGTTCGAGCAGCTTCCTTTGGACAAGGAAATCAAGAAAATGGTGAAAGATAGGGTTGAATCGTTCTACAATAAAGATTTCGTGATAGATGAAGATGGCCATTGGATGTTGCAAGGTTGGAAGGGACGAATCGTATATGCTCTTACTTCTTGGAAGCCCGCACATTGA